The following coding sequences lie in one Megalodesulfovibrio gigas DSM 1382 = ATCC 19364 genomic window:
- a CDS encoding choice-of-anchor I family protein, whose protein sequence is MRPFVRRLALGLALVFAAAPAGAASLHLEKIGGLKLGGEGAAEICSFDPQSKLLFVVNAGETAVEVVDLSNPAAPVKKSSISLKEHGGGINSVAVKNGLVAVAVEADPKQDSGKIILMNLDGTVRKRFDVGALPDMVAFTPDGKYVLAACEGEPNKDYSVDPEGSIAVISLAKGVDAATCTMAYFHSFNTQKAQLQAKGVRISHPKATVSQDLEPEYIAVSPDSKTAYVVLQENNAFAVLDVATAKVKDIKPLGMKDWKKAGGLDASDKDKKINIKPWPVHGLYMPDSVAAFAAKGKVYLVTANEGDSRDYDGYSDEARLGKVYLNDRIFPDAKWLTRDKQLGRLKVVKDMLDTDGDGLADRIVAYGARSFSIWNAATGAQVFDSADQFERIIAKEAPEYFNAEEKFDDRSDDKGPEPEGVTVGVVDGRTYAFVGLERQGGLMVYDVTEPAKASFVQYINSRDYAADQKSEAAGDVAPEGVLFIAAKDSPTGQALVVTANEVSGTVAVFAARK, encoded by the coding sequence ATGCGTCCCTTCGTTCGTCGTCTGGCCCTGGGTTTGGCCTTGGTGTTTGCGGCAGCCCCGGCCGGCGCCGCCTCGCTGCATCTGGAAAAGATCGGTGGCCTCAAACTGGGCGGGGAAGGCGCTGCGGAAATCTGCAGCTTTGATCCCCAGTCCAAATTGCTGTTCGTGGTCAATGCCGGCGAGACGGCCGTGGAAGTGGTGGACCTGAGCAACCCCGCCGCTCCGGTGAAGAAGTCCAGCATCTCCCTCAAGGAGCATGGCGGCGGCATCAACAGCGTGGCCGTGAAGAACGGGCTGGTGGCCGTGGCTGTGGAGGCCGATCCCAAACAGGATTCCGGCAAGATCATCCTCATGAATCTGGACGGCACGGTGCGCAAGCGCTTCGACGTGGGCGCGCTGCCGGACATGGTGGCCTTCACCCCGGACGGCAAGTACGTGCTGGCCGCCTGCGAAGGCGAACCCAACAAAGACTACAGCGTGGACCCCGAAGGCAGCATCGCGGTGATCAGCCTCGCCAAGGGCGTGGACGCCGCCACCTGCACCATGGCCTACTTCCACAGCTTCAACACCCAGAAAGCCCAGCTGCAGGCCAAGGGCGTGCGCATCTCCCATCCCAAGGCCACCGTGTCCCAGGATCTGGAGCCCGAGTATATCGCCGTGTCCCCGGATTCCAAGACCGCCTATGTGGTCCTGCAGGAGAACAACGCCTTCGCCGTGCTGGACGTGGCCACGGCCAAGGTCAAGGACATCAAGCCCCTGGGCATGAAGGACTGGAAAAAGGCCGGCGGCCTGGACGCCAGCGACAAGGACAAGAAGATCAACATCAAGCCCTGGCCGGTGCATGGCCTGTACATGCCGGACTCCGTCGCCGCCTTTGCCGCCAAGGGCAAGGTCTATCTGGTGACGGCCAATGAGGGTGACTCCCGCGATTACGACGGCTACAGCGACGAAGCCCGCCTGGGCAAGGTCTACCTGAACGACCGCATCTTCCCCGACGCCAAATGGCTCACCCGCGACAAGCAGCTTGGCCGCCTCAAGGTGGTCAAGGACATGCTGGACACGGACGGCGACGGCCTGGCCGACCGCATCGTGGCCTATGGCGCGCGCTCCTTCTCCATCTGGAACGCCGCCACCGGGGCGCAGGTGTTCGACAGCGCCGACCAGTTCGAGCGCATCATCGCCAAGGAGGCACCGGAATACTTCAACGCCGAAGAAAAGTTCGACGACCGTAGCGACGACAAGGGCCCCGAGCCCGAGGGCGTGACCGTGGGCGTGGTGGACGGCCGCACCTATGCCTTCGTGGGCCTGGAACGCCAGGGCGGCCTGATGGTGTACGACGTGACCGAGCCGGCCAAGGCCAGCTTCGTGCAGTACATCAACAGCCGCGACTACGCAGCCGACCAGAAATCCGAAGCCGCCGGGGATGTTGCGCCCGAAGGCGTGCTGTTCATCGCCGCCAAGGACAGCCCCACCGGCCAGGCCCTGGTGGTGACGGCCAACGAGGTGAGCGGCACTGTGGCCGTGTTTGCTGCGCGCAAGTAA
- the pstC gene encoding phosphate ABC transporter permease subunit PstC: MIPAYVILLLLLALSAVAYMLGRNRAFAVAGGPAGLRHLHSRPGYYGALTALWCFGPAIIVFALWQASEGGVITGLVVSHLPPEVQALPPDRLGLVVNDVKNLVGGNILSGDPSPELRKAADEFIRLRVYSRVLLLGVCAMLAAGGLLLSRKGITPQLRARNKVERLVKWLLIACSMLAIFTTVGIILSVLFEAIRFFKIIPVQDFLFGLEWSPQMAIREDQVGGSGAFGAVPVFVGTALISIIAMVVAVPIGLMAAIYMSEYASRKFRATAKPLMEILAGIPTVVYGFFAALTVAPIVRDWGSAVGLSVSSESGLVAGLVMGIMIIPFVSSLSDDVINAVPQSLRDGALALGSTSSETVRKVVLPAALPGIVGSVLLAMSRAIGETMIVVMAAGLSANLTLNPFETVTTVTVQIVTLLIGDQEFDSPKTLAAFALGLVLFLVTLCLNIFALHVVRKYREQYE, from the coding sequence ATGATCCCAGCGTATGTCATCTTGCTGTTGTTGCTAGCCTTGAGCGCCGTGGCGTACATGCTCGGGCGGAACAGGGCGTTTGCCGTGGCCGGCGGTCCTGCCGGGCTGCGCCACCTGCATTCCCGTCCCGGGTATTACGGGGCGCTCACCGCGCTGTGGTGCTTCGGGCCGGCCATCATCGTGTTTGCACTATGGCAGGCCAGCGAGGGCGGCGTCATCACCGGGCTGGTGGTTTCCCATCTGCCGCCAGAGGTGCAGGCCTTGCCGCCGGATCGGCTCGGGCTGGTGGTCAACGACGTCAAGAATCTGGTGGGCGGCAACATTCTGAGCGGGGATCCCTCGCCGGAACTTCGCAAGGCGGCGGACGAGTTCATCCGGCTGCGCGTGTATTCCCGGGTGCTGCTGCTGGGAGTGTGCGCCATGCTGGCCGCGGGCGGGTTGCTGCTGTCGCGCAAGGGCATCACGCCCCAGCTGCGCGCCCGCAACAAGGTGGAGCGGCTGGTCAAGTGGCTGCTCATCGCCTGTTCAATGCTGGCCATCTTCACCACTGTGGGCATCATTCTTTCGGTGCTGTTCGAGGCCATCCGCTTTTTCAAGATCATTCCGGTGCAGGATTTTCTCTTCGGGCTGGAGTGGAGCCCGCAGATGGCCATCCGGGAAGATCAGGTGGGCGGGTCCGGCGCATTCGGCGCTGTCCCGGTGTTCGTGGGCACGGCGCTCATCTCCATCATCGCCATGGTGGTGGCTGTGCCCATCGGGCTGATGGCGGCCATCTACATGTCTGAATACGCCTCGCGCAAGTTCCGCGCCACGGCCAAGCCGCTCATGGAAATTCTGGCTGGCATCCCCACGGTGGTATACGGCTTCTTCGCCGCTCTTACCGTGGCGCCCATTGTCCGGGATTGGGGCAGCGCCGTGGGGCTGAGTGTTTCTTCGGAAAGCGGGCTGGTGGCCGGGCTGGTGATGGGGATCATGATTATCCCCTTTGTCTCCTCCCTGTCTGATGACGTCATCAACGCCGTGCCGCAATCCCTGCGCGACGGCGCCTTGGCCCTGGGCTCCACGTCCTCGGAAACGGTGCGCAAGGTGGTGTTGCCTGCTGCCCTGCCGGGCATTGTGGGCTCGGTGCTGCTGGCCATGTCCCGCGCCATCGGGGAAACGATGATCGTGGTCATGGCGGCCGGGCTCTCGGCCAATCTGACCCTCAACCCCTTCGAAACCGTGACCACCGTGACGGTGCAGATCGTCACGCTGCTCATCGGGGACCAGGAATTCGACAGCCCGAAGACCCTGGCGGCCTTCGCCCTGGGGCTGGTGCTGTTCCTGGTGACGCTGTGTCTGAACATCTTCGCCCTGCATGTCGTGCGCAAGTATCGGGAACAGTATGAATAA
- the ald gene encoding alanine dehydrogenase, with protein MIVGIPKEIKTMENRVAMTPGAVGAFVRNGHTVLVERGAGVGSGLRDEEYAAAGARLVSADDAWAAEMVIKVKEPIQQEYKYLRDGLLLFTYLHLAADKPLTEALLESKTTGVAYETVQLDNGALPLLVPMSEVAGRMAPQVGAQCLEKPHGGRGMLLGGVPGVEPAEVVILGGGVVGVNATKIAVGMGARVTVLDVNHSRLQYLDDIFHSRVVTLMSHEANIRAALCKADLVIGAVLIPGAKAPRLVTREMLPCMKPGSVIVDVAVDQGGCVETIKATTHADPTYVVDGVVHYGVANMPGAVPRTSTFALVNQTLPYALSLANKGCKALRDDAPLARGLNTWQGQLTCSGVAEAFGMSCESLSGVVQAL; from the coding sequence ATGATCGTTGGTATTCCCAAGGAAATCAAAACCATGGAAAACCGCGTGGCCATGACGCCCGGCGCGGTGGGCGCGTTTGTGCGCAATGGCCATACAGTGTTGGTGGAGCGAGGCGCCGGTGTTGGCAGCGGCCTGCGCGACGAGGAGTACGCCGCCGCCGGAGCGCGGTTGGTCTCGGCGGATGACGCCTGGGCCGCAGAAATGGTCATCAAGGTCAAAGAGCCCATCCAGCAGGAATACAAGTACCTGCGCGATGGGCTCCTTCTTTTCACATACCTGCATCTGGCCGCGGACAAGCCGCTGACCGAAGCCCTGCTGGAAAGCAAGACCACCGGCGTGGCCTACGAGACCGTGCAGCTGGACAATGGCGCGCTGCCCCTGCTGGTGCCCATGAGCGAAGTGGCCGGCCGCATGGCCCCGCAGGTGGGGGCGCAGTGCCTGGAAAAGCCCCACGGCGGCCGCGGCATGCTGCTGGGCGGCGTGCCGGGCGTGGAGCCGGCGGAAGTGGTCATCCTCGGCGGCGGGGTGGTGGGGGTGAACGCCACCAAGATTGCCGTGGGCATGGGCGCCCGCGTGACCGTGCTGGACGTGAACCACAGCCGGCTGCAGTATCTGGACGACATCTTCCACAGCCGCGTGGTGACGCTCATGTCGCATGAGGCGAACATCCGTGCTGCCCTGTGCAAGGCGGATCTGGTGATCGGCGCGGTGCTCATCCCCGGGGCCAAGGCGCCGCGGCTGGTCACGCGGGAGATGCTGCCGTGCATGAAGCCCGGCTCGGTCATTGTGGATGTGGCCGTGGACCAGGGCGGCTGCGTGGAGACCATCAAGGCCACCACCCACGCCGATCCCACCTATGTTGTGGATGGCGTGGTCCATTACGGCGTGGCCAACATGCCCGGCGCAGTGCCCCGCACCTCCACCTTTGCCCTGGTGAACCAGACCCTGCCGTATGCCCTGTCCCTGGCCAACAAGGGCTGCAAGGCCCTGAGGGACGATGCCCCCCTGGCCCGTGGCCTGAACACCTGGCAGGGCCAGCTTACCTGCAGCGGTGTGGCCGAGGCCTTCGGCATGAGCTGCGAGTCCCTGTCCGGCGTGGTCCAGGCCCTGTAG
- the pstA gene encoding phosphate ABC transporter permease PstA gives MNNTTTKPRPIDIVNAGLAKRYAAEKRFRLYGFSAIVISLCFLGLLFVTIVYDGLPAFTQTYLKLEVALPEAEFDRENLNAANYPLFIKQAIRSYFPEVTERREVRDIDNFISNSAPFDLEKAVFADPSLIGKSVTLWVLADDDVDQLVKGHIDRDVPEIERRMSDRQIAWVDSLKKRGLLERKFNTVFLTTGDSREPEQAGIWGAVMGSFYSLLITLLLSFPIGISAAVYLEEFAPKNKWTDLIEVNINNLAAVPSIVFGLLGLAVFLNFFELPRSAPLVGGLVLTLMTLPVIIIASRAALKSVPPSIREAALGIGSSQLQTVLNHVLPLAMPGMLTGAIIGMARALGETAPLLMIGMVAFIVDVPQGITDAATALPVQIYLWSDSPERGFREKTSAAIIVLLVFLLAMNALAVILRKKFERRW, from the coding sequence ATGAATAACACCACCACCAAGCCGCGCCCCATCGACATTGTCAACGCCGGGCTGGCCAAGCGCTATGCTGCGGAGAAGCGCTTTCGGCTGTACGGCTTCTCGGCCATCGTCATCAGCCTGTGCTTTCTGGGATTGCTGTTCGTGACCATCGTGTACGACGGCTTGCCCGCCTTCACCCAGACGTACCTCAAGCTGGAGGTGGCGCTGCCGGAAGCGGAGTTCGACCGCGAGAATCTGAACGCGGCCAACTATCCATTGTTCATCAAGCAGGCCATCCGCAGCTATTTTCCCGAGGTGACCGAGCGTCGCGAAGTGCGCGATATCGACAACTTCATCAGCAACAGCGCGCCCTTTGATCTGGAAAAGGCCGTCTTTGCGGACCCGTCTCTCATCGGCAAGTCCGTCACCTTGTGGGTGCTGGCCGATGACGACGTGGATCAGCTGGTGAAGGGCCACATCGACCGCGACGTGCCCGAAATCGAGCGCCGCATGAGTGACCGGCAGATTGCCTGGGTGGATTCCCTGAAGAAACGCGGCCTGCTGGAACGGAAGTTCAACACCGTGTTCCTGACCACCGGGGACTCCCGCGAGCCCGAGCAGGCCGGCATCTGGGGCGCGGTGATGGGGTCTTTCTACTCCCTGCTCATCACGCTGCTGCTCTCGTTCCCCATTGGCATCTCCGCGGCGGTGTATCTGGAAGAGTTCGCGCCCAAGAACAAGTGGACGGACCTCATCGAGGTGAACATCAACAACCTGGCCGCCGTGCCCTCCATCGTGTTCGGTCTGCTGGGGCTGGCGGTGTTCCTGAACTTCTTCGAGCTGCCGCGCTCGGCGCCGCTGGTGGGCGGTCTGGTGCTCACCCTGATGACCCTGCCGGTCATCATCATCGCCTCGCGCGCGGCCCTGAAAAGCGTGCCGCCTTCCATCCGGGAGGCAGCCCTGGGCATCGGTTCCTCCCAGTTGCAGACGGTGCTCAACCATGTGCTGCCCCTGGCCATGCCGGGCATGCTCACCGGGGCCATCATCGGCATGGCCCGCGCCCTGGGGGAAACGGCGCCGCTGCTGATGATCGGCATGGTGGCCTTCATCGTGGACGTGCCGCAAGGCATTACGGACGCCGCCACGGCCCTGCCGGTGCAGATCTACCTGTGGTCGGACTCGCCGGAACGCGGCTTCCGGGAAAAGACCAGCGCGGCCATCATCGTGCTGTTGGTCTTCCTGCTGGCCATGAACGCCCTGGCGGTGATTCTGCGCAAGAAATTCGAACGTCGTTGGTAA
- a CDS encoding substrate-binding domain-containing protein, protein MLKGLTVAAAALLLATSVNFAHAQAARDTIKVVGSSTVYPFSTVVAETFGKGGKFKTPTIESTGTGGGMKLFCAGVGVGHPDITNASRRMKKSECEDCMKNGVKEVVEVKVGYDGIVIANSKKTGLFKLAIVDLYRAMAKEVEVDGKMVANPFKTWKEVNPALPAAKIEVLGPPPTSGTRDAFLELVMEVGAKSSPFLKALEKEDGKKWKAYAHTIREDGAYIDAGENDNLIVQKLDANPSALGIFGFSFLDQNADKIQGSEVDGVAPTFDNIASGKYSVSRPLYFYVKKAHASVIPGIPEYLAEFTSEKAWGKDGYLASKGMIPMPDAERKEFAAKAKGLTPVDCGALK, encoded by the coding sequence ATGTTGAAAGGTCTCACCGTCGCAGCGGCTGCTTTGCTGCTGGCCACCAGCGTGAACTTCGCGCACGCCCAGGCCGCCAGGGACACCATCAAGGTCGTGGGTTCTTCCACGGTCTACCCCTTCTCCACCGTGGTTGCGGAAACCTTTGGCAAGGGCGGCAAGTTCAAGACGCCCACCATTGAATCCACCGGCACCGGCGGCGGCATGAAGCTGTTCTGCGCCGGCGTGGGCGTGGGCCACCCCGACATCACCAACGCCTCCCGCCGCATGAAGAAGTCCGAGTGCGAAGACTGCATGAAGAATGGTGTCAAGGAAGTGGTGGAAGTCAAGGTCGGCTACGACGGCATTGTCATCGCCAACTCCAAGAAGACCGGGCTGTTCAAGCTGGCCATCGTGGATTTGTACCGCGCCATGGCCAAGGAAGTGGAAGTTGACGGCAAGATGGTCGCCAACCCCTTCAAGACCTGGAAGGAAGTGAACCCCGCGCTGCCCGCCGCCAAGATCGAAGTGCTCGGGCCCCCTCCCACATCCGGCACCCGTGACGCCTTCCTCGAACTGGTGATGGAAGTCGGCGCCAAGTCCTCCCCCTTCCTGAAGGCCCTGGAAAAGGAAGACGGCAAGAAGTGGAAAGCCTACGCGCACACCATTCGTGAAGACGGCGCCTACATCGACGCTGGCGAAAACGACAACCTCATTGTTCAGAAGCTGGACGCCAACCCCAGCGCCCTGGGCATCTTCGGCTTCTCCTTCCTGGACCAGAACGCCGACAAGATCCAGGGTTCCGAAGTGGATGGCGTTGCCCCCACCTTCGACAACATCGCCTCCGGCAAGTACTCCGTGTCCCGCCCCCTGTACTTCTACGTGAAAAAGGCGCATGCTTCCGTCATTCCCGGCATTCCTGAGTACCTGGCTGAATTCACCAGCGAAAAGGCCTGGGGTAAGGACGGTTACCTGGCCTCCAAGGGCATGATCCCCATGCCCGACGCCGAGCGCAAGGAATTCGCTGCCAAAGCCAAGGGCTTGACCCCCGTTGACTGCGGCGCCCTGAAGTAG
- a CDS encoding GIY-YIG nuclease family protein yields MLIYSNATTSRDETGFLLDVDVKLVCNFRHVSRLTARKREGVIDAIEYYVEDERRERRTWGPFCFIEQTQEAEILDGPGVYFFLVNAKIAYFGRCEDFAQRLQHYCEIPKTLCNAPQHQAICRMNTMLYRAFQRRDMVHCFFYPCPTTENPLVHAMLVDIVKPSWNLLQ; encoded by the coding sequence ATGCTCATCTACTCCAATGCCACGACCAGCCGCGACGAGACCGGCTTCCTCCTCGACGTGGATGTGAAGCTGGTCTGCAACTTCCGGCACGTCAGCCGGTTGACGGCCCGAAAGCGCGAGGGCGTCATCGACGCCATCGAATACTATGTGGAGGATGAGCGCCGGGAGCGTCGCACCTGGGGCCCGTTCTGCTTCATCGAGCAGACGCAGGAAGCAGAGATCCTGGACGGACCGGGGGTATACTTCTTTCTGGTCAACGCCAAGATCGCCTACTTTGGCCGCTGCGAGGACTTCGCCCAGCGTCTGCAGCACTACTGCGAGATCCCCAAGACCCTGTGCAACGCGCCGCAGCATCAGGCCATCTGCCGCATGAACACCATGCTGTACCGCGCCTTCCAGCGGCGGGACATGGTGCACTGCTTCTTTTATCCCTGCCCCACGACGGAAAACCCACTGGTGCATGCCATGTTGGTGGACATCGTCAAACCGTCCTGGAATCTATTGCAATGA
- a CDS encoding cache domain-containing protein: MQQTYARLLGERRLLVRERLQRLEQTAAMARRLADFAMQDARRQRLPPRETWEHAGTLALALLDDVFLEPGVLCFVYDARIIALTYPELALRGLDLSPYRDRRGRSLLRVLREEARQWGRASAAFDWKARGAARMTPHLGMAVHLPEFNWTLAMFLDMEDAARRERELRTQEAQALLTLLAQTDAAREAVFCLLDQRGRLLGAPVTQLPASNRLVRAVTAANMLGSPEAQSRLLLTALVEGPARLEDLPGDPGPVEVLGVSHAALGWTLVRISPTPAGLWGWLLAGGILVAAVCILLISGSLQPGKDGS; encoded by the coding sequence TTGCAGCAGACCTATGCCCGGCTGCTGGGCGAGCGTCGGCTGCTCGTGCGCGAGCGCCTGCAGCGTCTGGAGCAGACTGCCGCCATGGCCCGCCGTCTGGCCGACTTCGCCATGCAGGATGCCCGCCGGCAGCGCCTGCCCCCACGGGAAACCTGGGAGCATGCCGGCACGCTGGCCCTGGCCCTGCTGGACGATGTGTTCCTGGAACCGGGCGTGCTGTGCTTTGTGTACGATGCGCGCATCATCGCGCTGACCTATCCCGAACTCGCCTTGCGAGGGCTGGATCTGTCCCCCTATCGCGACCGTCGCGGCCGCTCCCTGCTGCGCGTGTTGCGAGAGGAAGCCCGGCAGTGGGGGCGCGCCTCGGCGGCGTTCGACTGGAAGGCCCGGGGCGCCGCCCGCATGACGCCGCATCTGGGCATGGCGGTGCATCTGCCGGAATTCAACTGGACCCTGGCCATGTTTCTGGACATGGAGGACGCGGCCCGGCGCGAGCGCGAACTGCGCACGCAGGAAGCCCAGGCCTTGCTGACTCTCCTGGCGCAGACCGACGCGGCGCGGGAGGCAGTCTTTTGTCTGCTGGATCAGCGCGGGCGATTGCTGGGCGCGCCGGTCACGCAGTTGCCGGCCTCCAACCGGCTGGTCCGGGCGGTCACGGCCGCCAACATGCTGGGCAGTCCGGAAGCGCAGTCCCGGCTGCTGCTGACCGCGCTTGTGGAAGGACCGGCGCGGCTGGAAGACCTTCCCGGCGATCCGGGCCCCGTTGAGGTCCTGGGGGTGTCGCATGCCGCCCTGGGCTGGACGCTGGTCCGCATTTCCCCCACGCCGGCCGGGCTGTGGGGCTGGCTGCTGGCGGGCGGCATCCTTGTGGCGGCTGTGTGCATTCTCTTGATCTCTGGCTCTTTACAGCCGGGCAAGGATGGGTCATGA